One window from the genome of Metabacillus flavus encodes:
- a CDS encoding CgeB family protein — MKITLKTNKKLIMCYGKTAFTPGRYLEDGLRSIGANVDVYKTEIDFGAIDFSEVAGVLFVESPSKPAVKTKNIDLVTVPKLLWVHHGENRIPTNVKLAKKFKADLILMAHSLHLAKRFPAPVRFFPFAMAKNIFNSKTDLNERPIDISFVGSRDPGYYQKRRIALKAIKEKFSSSYKLSLNSSVFVNGLAEQYSKSKIVVNHTADTIKSLNMRIFEGMGCGALVITDFVPGQDQLFRDQEHYVLFKNHAELLEKIDYYLTHPKEAQKIASAGHLHLLSSHTYEHRAHEIFRHIEELAANAPD; from the coding sequence GTGAAAATCACCTTGAAAACCAACAAGAAGCTGATTATGTGCTATGGGAAAACAGCCTTCACTCCTGGACGATATTTGGAAGATGGATTGAGGTCCATCGGAGCCAATGTAGATGTGTATAAGACCGAAATTGATTTCGGTGCCATTGATTTTTCTGAAGTCGCAGGTGTTCTATTTGTGGAAAGCCCTTCAAAACCGGCTGTTAAAACGAAGAATATTGACTTGGTCACCGTTCCAAAGCTCTTATGGGTACACCACGGGGAGAATCGTATTCCTACAAACGTAAAATTAGCCAAAAAATTCAAAGCTGATCTGATACTGATGGCACATTCCCTTCACCTGGCGAAAAGATTTCCAGCCCCTGTCCGCTTTTTTCCCTTTGCCATGGCAAAAAACATTTTCAACAGCAAGACAGATTTAAATGAAAGGCCGATTGATATTTCATTTGTTGGAAGCAGAGACCCGGGCTATTATCAGAAGAGAAGAATCGCCTTAAAAGCCATTAAAGAGAAATTCAGCAGTTCATACAAGCTTTCCCTGAATTCATCTGTGTTCGTAAATGGTCTAGCTGAGCAGTACAGCAAATCGAAAATTGTCGTAAATCATACGGCAGATACCATTAAAAGCCTGAATATGAGGATATTCGAAGGAATGGGCTGCGGGGCACTTGTGATTACTGATTTTGTCCCAGGCCAGGATCAGCTCTTTCGAGATCAGGAGCATTACGTGCTTTTTAAAAACCATGCTGAACTGCTTGAGAAGATTGATTATTACTTGACCCATCCAAAGGAAGCGCAGAAGATCGCCTCAGCCGGCCATCTGCATCTTCTCTCTTCCCATACGTATGAACACAGGGCTCATGAAATCTTTCGCCACATAGAAGAACTTGCAGCAAACGCCCCGGATTAA
- a CDS encoding polysaccharide pyruvyl transferase family protein, with amino-acid sequence MKKVLYLGWIGYKNLGDDLLWRLFKNLSKEHLNEKDIKIVPSLPGTDISKLDEFDTVVLGGGSLLVPRYMNLLNKALQKGKKGMIWGSGIDKIPKKQLDAIIDGKIPSMEKRLKGEEAAIFKKVFSQASFSGVRGPFTKKALEAAGIHQDHIQIAGDAGLLLTPKEVLAKRENTIGINWGTTYNNLYGSNEAELENKLVSICKTLIKKGYKIWIYTVWNEDRTACSRLLKKIDDPLNASFDKTLYSEQQLMTQLSACRMTINFKLHPNLLSLSAGVPCVFLGYRFKVFDLAYSAGLEEYALSTGAINLEEEVLNRVDLIEKNTDSILERYKQTQSKYRPLLIEPFEKQLYTAE; translated from the coding sequence TTGAAAAAAGTTCTGTATTTAGGATGGATTGGATATAAAAATCTTGGAGATGACCTGTTATGGAGGTTATTTAAAAATCTCAGCAAGGAGCACCTGAATGAGAAAGACATCAAAATTGTGCCCTCCCTGCCCGGAACAGATATCAGCAAACTGGATGAGTTCGATACGGTGGTGCTTGGAGGAGGCTCCCTCCTTGTTCCAAGGTATATGAACCTTCTCAACAAGGCTCTGCAAAAAGGGAAAAAGGGAATGATCTGGGGGAGCGGAATCGATAAGATTCCAAAGAAACAGCTGGATGCCATAATAGATGGGAAAATTCCTTCAATGGAGAAAAGACTTAAAGGGGAAGAAGCTGCAATATTTAAAAAGGTTTTTTCGCAGGCCTCCTTCTCGGGCGTACGGGGGCCATTTACGAAGAAAGCATTGGAAGCAGCCGGCATACACCAGGATCACATTCAAATTGCGGGAGATGCAGGACTGCTGCTAACGCCGAAAGAAGTCTTGGCTAAAAGGGAAAACACCATTGGAATCAACTGGGGCACGACCTACAACAATTTGTATGGAAGCAATGAGGCTGAATTGGAAAACAAACTTGTGTCTATCTGCAAGACTCTCATTAAGAAGGGCTACAAAATTTGGATCTATACAGTCTGGAATGAAGACCGTACAGCATGCAGCAGGCTTTTAAAGAAAATCGATGATCCTTTGAACGCTTCCTTTGACAAAACGCTGTATTCAGAGCAGCAGCTTATGACACAGTTATCGGCATGCCGGATGACAATCAATTTTAAGCTTCATCCAAACCTCTTATCCCTCTCAGCTGGCGTACCCTGTGTATTTCTCGGTTACAGATTCAAAGTATTTGATCTCGCTTATTCAGCGGGTCTTGAAGAGTATGCTTTATCTACAGGTGCTATAAATTTGGAGGAAGAAGTTTTAAACCGTGTGGACTTGATTGAAAAGAACACAGACAGCATCCTGGAACGCTATAAGCAGACTCAAAGCAAGTACCGGCCATTGTTAATCGAACCTTTTGAAAAACAGCTCTATACAGCAGAGTGA
- a CDS encoding polysaccharide pyruvyl transferase family protein, which produces MKFVIHGYYGAGNIGDDAILENMIDSVSEAFPDAEFCVVSKGLFTAYRGDKCVKAVQVKSFSAVKEKIKQADAVIVGGGGILQDYSGWKPQSGTGLEAKGMNYYGQVVQAAHQYGKKIFFYGIGIGPFFTSKGKEYALSLLSKAERISVRDEVSLQFVKDHLTEKEVTLTPDPALNLKSISSAAAKNHLIKAKIPLNKKLVGVCLRPWRFKHKEQQQLIVRMARLCTMLAIREKAHLVLFPMSQYAGDKQIMRKLEKKLPKGSYTMLSGNQQPKVLKGILGEFSLMIGMRLHSLILSASQNVPVIGISYDPKVDHFMDSIGRKHHSFRYSAIKPDNLFAISKQLMNQPEAERHEMGQIISRLQDAEKRSSHLLIAGKGEEPAAVKKLRIAHFGRYGEGDTDIVRSMFLSLVQMGHEVQEWNTGIHPEWTYAPKKHGGGNGPIYVRLRIIREKLMKFRPDLIICNAGGLTFSRSDMDWLKNNGIPVLGISLSDPDVFPTVSQYADRFTWHATNAMLAYEKYKKQGSTNIYYMPFGIDSRFFEERPAYSKFAADVAIIGHGRRDRYPIASALCQNFNTKLYGVKWPYPGHAMGEVRGDDWFKAAYSTKMLVNFPRTVKGHTNIKVGILEAAATGKLLFTEYFEEMKNLFEYGEEIVAYHSKEDLIGKIKYFLEHPEEAERIGSNAKQRCLRDHTWEKRIEKLFSEIGIYAMKGSK; this is translated from the coding sequence TTGAAATTCGTAATACATGGCTATTACGGGGCAGGAAATATAGGGGACGATGCGATTTTGGAAAACATGATCGACTCGGTGTCCGAAGCATTTCCTGACGCTGAATTCTGCGTGGTGTCTAAAGGGCTTTTTACTGCCTATCGGGGCGATAAATGTGTCAAAGCTGTGCAAGTAAAGTCTTTCTCTGCAGTTAAAGAAAAAATAAAACAGGCTGATGCTGTCATTGTGGGTGGCGGAGGCATCCTGCAGGACTATTCCGGCTGGAAGCCGCAAAGTGGCACAGGCCTGGAAGCGAAAGGAATGAACTACTATGGCCAGGTAGTTCAAGCCGCCCATCAATACGGGAAAAAAATCTTTTTTTACGGCATCGGAATCGGGCCCTTTTTTACATCCAAGGGCAAAGAGTATGCCCTCTCGCTGCTTTCAAAAGCAGAACGCATATCGGTAAGGGATGAAGTTTCACTTCAATTTGTTAAAGATCACCTTACTGAAAAGGAAGTAACCCTCACACCCGATCCTGCCCTGAACCTGAAAAGCATATCAAGTGCAGCTGCAAAAAATCACCTGATAAAAGCTAAAATCCCTCTCAATAAAAAGCTTGTAGGAGTTTGTCTGAGACCGTGGAGATTCAAGCATAAGGAACAGCAGCAATTGATTGTCCGGATGGCTAGACTTTGCACAATGCTTGCCATAAGAGAAAAAGCACATCTGGTCCTGTTTCCGATGAGCCAATATGCAGGAGACAAGCAAATCATGAGGAAGCTGGAAAAAAAGCTTCCTAAAGGATCCTATACGATGCTTTCCGGCAACCAGCAGCCAAAAGTTCTGAAAGGAATTCTTGGTGAATTTTCCTTAATGATCGGAATGCGTCTCCATTCTTTAATCCTGAGTGCAAGTCAAAATGTTCCGGTTATCGGCATTTCCTATGATCCGAAAGTGGACCATTTCATGGACTCCATTGGAAGGAAACACCATTCATTCCGCTATTCTGCAATTAAACCGGATAACCTGTTCGCCATTTCCAAGCAGCTGATGAATCAGCCGGAAGCTGAGCGGCATGAGATGGGGCAAATAATTTCCCGATTGCAGGATGCAGAAAAAAGAAGCTCTCATTTATTGATTGCAGGAAAAGGAGAGGAACCAGCAGCAGTGAAAAAGCTGAGAATTGCTCACTTTGGAAGATACGGTGAGGGAGATACGGACATTGTAAGAAGCATGTTCCTGTCCCTTGTCCAAATGGGTCATGAAGTTCAGGAGTGGAACACCGGAATTCATCCTGAATGGACCTATGCTCCTAAAAAACACGGCGGAGGAAATGGCCCCATCTATGTTCGCCTGAGAATCATACGGGAGAAGCTCATGAAATTCAGACCGGATTTGATTATTTGCAATGCAGGCGGTTTAACCTTCAGCCGCAGTGATATGGACTGGTTAAAAAATAATGGGATCCCTGTACTTGGCATCTCCTTAAGCGACCCGGATGTATTTCCGACCGTATCCCAATATGCGGACCGTTTCACATGGCATGCCACGAACGCGATGCTTGCCTATGAAAAGTATAAAAAGCAAGGGTCTACTAATATTTATTACATGCCATTCGGAATAGACAGCCGATTTTTTGAGGAAAGACCGGCCTATTCGAAATTTGCGGCGGATGTTGCCATTATCGGACACGGCAGGAGAGACCGGTATCCGATTGCCAGTGCTTTATGCCAGAACTTCAACACAAAGCTGTACGGGGTGAAATGGCCATACCCGGGTCATGCAATGGGAGAAGTTAGAGGGGACGATTGGTTCAAGGCAGCCTACTCCACTAAAATGCTTGTGAACTTCCCGCGGACGGTGAAGGGCCATACGAATATTAAAGTAGGTATTCTTGAAGCAGCAGCCACGGGAAAACTGCTTTTTACCGAGTATTTTGAAGAAATGAAAAACCTGTTTGAATATGGCGAAGAAATTGTCGCCTACCATTCAAAAGAAGATTTGATCGGGAAAATCAAGTACTTTTTAGAGCACCCTGAGGAAGCTGAAAGAATCGGGAGTAATGCGAAACAAAGGTGCCTGAGGGACCATACGTGGGAAAAGCGTATTGAAAAGCTGTTCTCCGAAATCGGTATCTATGCAATGAAAGGATCGAAGTAA
- the wecB gene encoding non-hydrolyzing UDP-N-acetylglucosamine 2-epimerase, with amino-acid sequence MIVFGTRPEAIKMAPLVHVLRRNSKIDLSVCLTAQHREMVDQVLREFQIVPDYDLNIMKEKQTLSGLSVRLLTGMDELFQKTKPDMVLVHGDTTTTFIASLAAFYQQIPVGHVEAGLRTRNKYSPFPEELNRQFTGIISDLHFAPTAKAADNLKQENKLESSIFITGNTVIDAVKMTIRKNYSHPAEALMEGKKRILLTVHRRENLDKLDEIFSAIRDLADQFQDIAFMYPVHMNPGIKNKANRLLSGHERIILTDPLPAFDFHNLMAKSHLVLTDSGGIQEEAPSFGVPVVVLRDTTERPEGLEAGTIVLAGTERSSIHQTVSDLMTDPDLYSKMSNASNPYGDGRASEKITQIILDYFGISS; translated from the coding sequence ATGATTGTATTTGGAACAAGGCCAGAAGCAATTAAAATGGCTCCTCTGGTCCATGTTCTGCGCAGAAACAGCAAAATCGATCTCTCTGTCTGTCTAACGGCACAGCATAGGGAGATGGTCGATCAAGTCCTAAGGGAGTTTCAGATTGTTCCAGATTATGATTTAAATATAATGAAGGAAAAACAGACGTTATCGGGCCTTTCTGTCCGTTTGCTGACGGGTATGGATGAGCTTTTCCAAAAAACAAAACCCGACATGGTCCTCGTCCACGGGGACACCACCACAACATTTATTGCGAGTCTAGCAGCCTTTTATCAACAGATTCCGGTAGGCCATGTCGAGGCCGGTCTGCGCACGCGGAACAAATATTCTCCATTTCCGGAGGAGCTAAACCGCCAGTTTACCGGTATCATATCTGATTTGCACTTTGCACCAACAGCTAAGGCAGCTGACAATCTGAAGCAAGAGAATAAACTCGAAAGCTCGATTTTTATAACGGGAAATACCGTTATAGATGCAGTGAAAATGACCATTCGCAAAAACTACTCCCATCCTGCAGAAGCATTAATGGAAGGAAAAAAACGAATTCTCCTGACTGTTCACAGAAGAGAAAATTTGGACAAATTGGATGAAATTTTTTCTGCAATCAGAGACCTCGCTGATCAATTCCAGGATATCGCCTTCATGTACCCTGTTCACATGAATCCCGGCATTAAAAATAAAGCGAACCGGCTGCTAAGCGGCCATGAACGAATCATTTTAACCGACCCCCTCCCGGCCTTTGACTTTCATAACTTAATGGCCAAATCTCATCTTGTCTTAACAGACTCAGGAGGTATCCAGGAAGAAGCCCCCAGCTTCGGAGTGCCAGTGGTGGTTCTCAGAGATACAACTGAACGTCCGGAGGGATTAGAAGCAGGGACCATTGTCCTCGCTGGAACCGAACGGAGCAGCATCCATCAAACCGTCTCTGATCTCATGACTGATCCTGATCTTTACTCCAAAATGTCTAATGCGAGCAATCCTTATGGAGACGGCCGCGCATCCGAAAAAATCACTCAGATCATATTGGATTATTTCGGGATCTCTTCTTAA
- a CDS encoding C1q-like domain-containing protein, translating into MSQPNLPNITPTISITRDDVINLLLASIAMEELGLAHILNAEGEKIQYALGTIPGLSPAASLADILKVNESVQDVLAMTIKKELLLDNKLKQVSDISPSGVTGPTGPAGPTGPTGPTGPTGPTGPAGPTGPTGPAGPTGPTGPTGPTGPAGPTGPTGPTGPTGPTGPTGPTGPTGPTGPTGPTGPTGPIGPTGPTGPTGPTGPTGPTGPTGPTGPTGPTGPTGPTGPTGPTGPTGPTGPTGPTGPTGPTGPTGPTGPTGPTGPTGPTGPTGPTGPTGPTGPTGPTGPTGPTGPTGPTGPTGPTGPTGPTGPTGPTGPTGPTGPTGPTGPTGPTGPTGPTGPTGPTGPAGATGATGPSEPQSAFRAVNNAKQKVCKNTPVKVLYQTEQFDLAGEYNPAESKFVPNLNGVYLVIATIAFVPRFNNVDYSVQVEIRVNGAPAIAIENDLFGDGVRASNVVTVSTILQLAAGDEVEVFASSTTNGYIAENVNGQNTTHFEAARFPSPF; encoded by the coding sequence ATGTCACAACCGAACCTTCCGAATATCACCCCTACGATATCGATTACTAGAGACGATGTCATCAACTTGCTCTTGGCATCCATTGCGATGGAAGAGTTAGGCCTGGCTCATATTCTCAATGCCGAAGGGGAAAAAATCCAATATGCTCTAGGGACCATTCCCGGCCTGAGTCCTGCAGCATCCTTGGCGGATATTCTAAAAGTAAACGAAAGCGTTCAGGATGTACTGGCTATGACAATTAAGAAGGAATTACTGCTGGATAACAAACTAAAACAGGTTTCAGACATTTCCCCCAGCGGAGTAACTGGTCCGACTGGGCCGGCTGGACCGACCGGACCGACTGGACCTACTGGACCTACTGGACCTACTGGGCCGGCTGGACCAACTGGACCGACTGGACCGGCTGGGCCGACTGGACCGACTGGACCAACTGGACCGACTGGGCCGGCTGGACCAACTGGACCAACTGGACCGACTGGACCGACTGGGCCGACTGGACCGACTGGGCCGACTGGACCGACTGGACCGACTGGGCCGACTGGGCCGACTGGGCCGACTGGACCGATTGGGCCGACTGGACCGACTGGACCGACTGGGCCGACTGGGCCGACTGGGCCGACTGGACCGACTGGACCGACTGGACCGACTGGACCGACTGGGCCGACTGGGCCGACTGGACCGACTGGACCGACTGGGCCGACTGGGCCGACTGGACCGACTGGACCGACTGGACCGACTGGGCCGACTGGGCCGACTGGACCGACTGGACCGACTGGACCGACTGGGCCGACTGGACCGACCGGGCCGACTGGACCGACTGGACCGACTGGGCCGACTGGGCCGACTGGACCTACTGGACCGACTGGGCCGACTGGACCTACTGGGCCGACTGGACCGACTGGACCTACTGGGCCTACCGGGCCGACTGGACCGACTGGACCGACTGGGCCGACTGGACCGACTGGACCGACTGGACCGACTGGACCGACTGGACCGACTGGACCTACTGGACCGACTGGACCGACTGGACCGACTGGACCTGCTGGAGCTACTGGTGCAACAGGTCCTTCAGAGCCTCAATCAGCATTTAGGGCGGTCAATAATGCCAAGCAGAAAGTCTGCAAGAATACCCCTGTGAAAGTACTCTATCAGACAGAGCAGTTTGACTTAGCAGGGGAGTATAATCCTGCTGAATCTAAATTTGTTCCGAATTTGAATGGTGTTTACCTGGTTATTGCAACAATTGCTTTCGTTCCAAGGTTTAACAACGTAGATTACAGCGTGCAGGTAGAAATTCGTGTAAATGGTGCTCCTGCCATTGCTATTGAAAACGATTTGTTCGGCGATGGAGTAAGAGCCTCCAATGTGGTGACGGTCTCTACCATCCTGCAGCTTGCTGCCGGTGATGAGGTGGAAGTCTTTGCTTCCAGTACAACAAATGGTTACATTGCGGAGAATGTAAATGGACAGAATACTACCCACTTTGAAGCAGCGAGATTCCCTTCTCCTTTCTAA
- a CDS encoding CotO family spore coat protein, producing the protein MFENKNRTRMPLMYIIDPLINERDQPQEQKEILMKKKLKPSPLEEEEYTLIEADHVTNLQKGMVIVLNLEDKDSDLQNEVFLNKNESLMTKGIDMTLMKTRRHEKEGKEKLQEDMVLNTMERAAFDYQETRHNHEEAAEVKNEEQNTSVIQGFGKRDHPSRDSGFESLEVDPFNPMFGIDLFHFMHKEDPAFPLGTAPLENLEGTEYEGVTDNYKQSEISDYLDNELDLVEENEIEELSSLLEGTEETELKSTEDGSQEVKVESSEAEERIESTLAAKKGGNFQLESAKEDVTVLESLSHHEEAKEIEDVNQIEAEASTGIEEEEPVFSDIHQGEVAETEAFPEETGELKRQGIDEVSQNLVEAIGEAEAVESVLPELQQEEGYVSEPLASSDNGETDIQNIKEISGVKELEGEEGIVSKDFSKEIEVLQDQYRGCSAKQQYKAEKGRMDSAEELLKEAEKGENGNRLNHKKKAHVKVPTEKLLLRTMRAVRSDSFKNKTVLEKIEYMTALPKHVTRVFVEVKTNKKFFFGVICAYSREQESLTIISRNTLKLHTLEIKEIQNIKIISL; encoded by the coding sequence ATGTTTGAAAATAAAAACAGAACTCGGATGCCTTTGATGTATATTATTGATCCCCTGATTAATGAAAGGGATCAGCCGCAGGAGCAGAAGGAAATTTTAATGAAGAAAAAGCTGAAACCAAGTCCGCTTGAAGAAGAAGAGTATACATTAATTGAAGCTGATCACGTTACAAACCTTCAAAAGGGAATGGTCATTGTATTAAATCTTGAAGATAAAGATTCTGATTTACAGAATGAAGTCTTTTTAAATAAAAATGAATCCCTAATGACTAAAGGGATTGACATGACATTAATGAAAACGAGAAGACATGAAAAAGAAGGGAAGGAGAAGCTACAGGAAGACATGGTTTTGAATACAATGGAACGGGCTGCGTTTGATTATCAAGAGACAAGGCATAATCATGAGGAGGCTGCTGAAGTGAAAAATGAAGAGCAAAATACAAGTGTTATTCAAGGCTTTGGTAAAAGGGATCATCCTTCCCGGGATTCAGGCTTTGAAAGTTTAGAAGTGGACCCTTTTAACCCTATGTTTGGAATTGATTTATTCCATTTTATGCATAAAGAAGATCCTGCATTTCCGCTAGGTACAGCTCCTCTTGAAAATCTTGAAGGAACTGAATATGAAGGTGTCACTGACAATTATAAACAATCAGAAATCAGTGATTATTTAGACAATGAGCTTGATTTAGTGGAGGAGAATGAAATTGAAGAGTTGTCATCACTGCTTGAGGGAACCGAAGAAACTGAGTTGAAGAGTACGGAAGATGGCAGTCAAGAAGTAAAAGTAGAGAGCAGTGAAGCGGAAGAGCGCATAGAAAGCACGCTGGCAGCAAAAAAAGGGGGGAATTTCCAGCTGGAGTCCGCGAAGGAAGACGTGACTGTATTAGAATCTTTATCTCACCACGAAGAGGCTAAAGAGATAGAAGATGTAAACCAAATCGAAGCTGAAGCCAGCACTGGAATTGAGGAGGAAGAACCTGTTTTTTCAGATATTCATCAGGGAGAAGTGGCTGAGACAGAGGCTTTCCCTGAAGAAACTGGGGAGCTTAAGCGGCAAGGAATAGATGAAGTCAGTCAAAACTTAGTAGAAGCCATTGGGGAAGCAGAAGCAGTGGAATCTGTCTTGCCGGAGCTTCAACAGGAAGAAGGGTATGTTTCAGAACCTTTAGCTTCTAGTGACAATGGTGAAACTGACATTCAAAATATAAAAGAAATTAGTGGAGTAAAGGAACTAGAAGGGGAAGAGGGTATCGTTTCAAAGGATTTTTCCAAGGAAATTGAAGTTTTGCAGGACCAATATAGAGGATGTTCTGCAAAGCAGCAATATAAAGCCGAAAAGGGGAGAATGGATTCAGCTGAAGAGCTATTAAAAGAAGCTGAAAAGGGCGAGAACGGGAATCGACTGAATCATAAGAAAAAGGCTCATGTAAAGGTTCCGACAGAGAAGCTTTTACTGAGGACTATGAGAGCAGTTCGTTCAGATTCGTTTAAGAATAAGACGGTTCTTGAAAAAATTGAATATATGACAGCGTTGCCTAAACACGTTACCCGGGTATTTGTGGAGGTTAAAACAAATAAAAAATTCTTTTTTGGTGTCATTTGCGCTTATTCCAGAGAACAAGAATCCCTTACCATCATTAGCAGGAACACATTAAAACTTCACACTTTGGAAATAAAAGAGATCCAAAATATTAAAATTATCAGTCTCTAA